A window of Chloroflexota bacterium genomic DNA:
CGTGCCGTACCAGTTCCCGTGGACTTCGTTCGCCTCAAGGAGCTCGCCGGCATCACGGAGCTCGACGAACCGCTCCCGGCTCAGGAAGTGATACGAGCGGTCCGGCAGCTCGCCGGGCCGCGGCGCACGGGTCGTGCAGGTCACGACATAGTGATAGTCGGGATGATGCGGCCGCCGCTTGAGGGCGTCGAGGATCGTGTCCTTGCCGACGCCGGACGGCCCGCTGACGATGACGAGGAGCGGTACCGGCGGGCCCGTCATCGAGCGGACGCCGCGCTGCGCAGCCCGGAGAGCGCGCGTTCGAGGTCGGCCGGCAGGGGCGCCTCCGCCCGGATGAGGTGCCCGTCCGCCGGTGATGCGAGCTCGAGTCGCCAGGCATGGAGGAAGAGCCGCTCCAGACCGTCCGGGCCCTTCCGTGACGTTCCGGTCCCGTAGACGGGATCGCCGGCGACCGGGTGGCCGATGGCCTCGAGATGGACCCGGATCTGGTGTGTCCGTCCGGTCACCAGGTCGAGCTCGAGGAGGGTCCAGGCGGCGAACCGCTCGCGGACGCGGTAGCCCGTCGTGGCCGCCCGACCGTCCGGCACCACCGCCATCCGCGTCCGGTGCTTCGGGTCCCGTCCGATGGGTGCCTCGATCCGACCGACCGCCGCGGCGACCGACCCCTGGACGAGCGCAAGGTAGGTCTTGCGGACCCGGCGGGCCTTGAGCTGGGCCATGAGGCTCGACTGCGCGACGTCGCCCTTGGCGACCATGAGCAGGCCGCTCGTATCCCGATCGAGACGATGGACGATGCCCGGCCGGCGCACGCCGGCGATCCCCCCGTACTCCGCGGCGTCGCGGCGGCCGAGGAGGGCGTGGACGAGCGTTCCCGTCTCATGGCCGGGCGACGGGTGTACCACGAGCCCGGCGGGCTTGTCGACGATGAGGAGTTCGGCGTCCTCGTAGACGACGGCGAGCTGGATCTCCGGTTCCGGGATGAGCGTGGCGCGCTCGGCCTCGGGGACGACGAGGCGGAGCCGCACCCCGCCGCCGACCATCGTGTTCGCGCGGATCGCATCCCCGTCGACCGTGAGGTGGCCCGCCGCGATGAGCTTCTGGACGTGGCTCCGCGACAGCCCGGTCGCATCGGCGACGAATCGGTCGGCCCGGATCGCCGCCCTGCCGTCGGGGACGATCACGTCCGTCACCCGCTCGCCCGTCCCGATCACCCTCGACCCGGTCGTGTGCGTTCGGGCGGCAGCAGGGCAAGGATGATGAGGAGGACGATCGCCGTGCTGATCGCCGCATCCGCGATGTTGAAGGTGTACCAGCGCCAGCCACCGACACCCGCATCCACGAAATCGATGACGTAGCCGAGGCGCAGTCGATCGAGGAGATTGCCGACCGCGCCGCCGACGAGGAGCCCGAGTGCGAAGGTCACGAGGAGGCTGTCGCCCGCCCGCGCCTCGTACCAGACGATGAGGCCGACGACGGCCAGGCTGCCGAC
This region includes:
- the lspA gene encoding signal peptidase II, with protein sequence MTPAVGIVRRPRWPLFAAIGIVVVVVDQLVKAAIASTYEVGVPVAVLGDLVRIDVSHNEGALFGLFQGSALVFGVGSLAVVGLIVWYEARAGDSLLVTFALGLLVGGAVGNLLDRLRLGYVIDFVDAGVGGWRWYTFNIADAAISTAIVLLIILALLPPERTRPGRG
- a CDS encoding RluA family pseudouridine synthase, with translation MTDVIVPDGRAAIRADRFVADATGLSRSHVQKLIAAGHLTVDGDAIRANTMVGGGVRLRLVVPEAERATLIPEPEIQLAVVYEDAELLIVDKPAGLVVHPSPGHETGTLVHALLGRRDAAEYGGIAGVRRPGIVHRLDRDTSGLLMVAKGDVAQSSLMAQLKARRVRKTYLALVQGSVAAAVGRIEAPIGRDPKHRTRMAVVPDGRAATTGYRVRERFAAWTLLELDLVTGRTHQIRVHLEAIGHPVAGDPVYGTGTSRKGPDGLERLFLHAWRLELASPADGHLIRAEAPLPADLERALSGLRSAASAR